One Micromonospora craniellae genomic region harbors:
- a CDS encoding cysteine desulfurase family protein: protein MIPSPVYLDAATAAPLHPVARQALLAALDDGWSDPGRLYTQARRARQLLDAAREAAADTLGVRPDELSFTSSGTTASHAAVLGGLAGRRRAGARLVHSAIEHSAVLHAAEQHVARGGTATEVPVDRSGRLDLDAWSAAVAEPGVALAALIAASHEVGTVQPVEAAAADCAEAGVPLHVDAAQVVGRVPVPAGWSVLTASARKWGGPPGVGLLVVRKGTRWESPWPADEHESGRTPGTVNLPAVVAAAASLRAAAADADAEAVRLTPLVDRIRTRVAADVPDVEVVGDPERRLPHLVTFSCLYVDGEALLHALDRRGFAVSSGSSCTSSTLRPSHVLEAMGALSHGNVRVSLHRNTTEADVERFLAELPQIVADLRAEAGVVGL, encoded by the coding sequence GTGATTCCTTCCCCGGTCTACCTGGACGCGGCCACCGCCGCGCCGCTGCATCCGGTCGCCCGGCAGGCGCTGCTGGCCGCCCTCGACGACGGTTGGTCCGACCCCGGCCGGCTCTACACCCAGGCCCGCCGCGCCCGCCAGTTGCTCGACGCCGCCCGCGAGGCGGCGGCGGACACCCTCGGCGTACGCCCCGACGAACTCTCCTTCACCTCCAGCGGTACGACCGCCTCGCACGCCGCCGTGCTGGGTGGCCTGGCCGGTCGCCGACGTGCCGGGGCGAGGCTGGTGCACTCGGCGATCGAGCACTCGGCCGTGCTGCACGCCGCCGAGCAGCACGTGGCGCGGGGCGGTACCGCGACCGAGGTGCCGGTCGACCGGTCCGGCCGGCTGGATCTGGACGCCTGGTCGGCGGCGGTGGCGGAACCCGGGGTGGCGCTGGCCGCGCTGATCGCCGCCAGCCACGAGGTGGGCACCGTCCAGCCGGTCGAGGCCGCTGCGGCCGACTGTGCCGAGGCGGGGGTGCCGCTGCACGTCGACGCCGCCCAGGTCGTGGGCCGGGTACCGGTGCCGGCCGGCTGGTCGGTGTTGACCGCGAGCGCCCGCAAGTGGGGCGGGCCGCCCGGGGTCGGGCTGCTGGTGGTACGCAAGGGCACCCGCTGGGAGTCGCCATGGCCGGCGGACGAGCACGAGTCGGGGCGTACGCCCGGCACGGTCAACCTGCCGGCGGTGGTCGCGGCGGCGGCGAGCCTGCGCGCGGCGGCGGCCGACGCCGACGCCGAGGCGGTCCGGCTGACGCCGCTGGTGGACCGGATCCGGACCCGGGTGGCGGCCGACGTGCCGGACGTGGAGGTGGTGGGCGATCCCGAGCGGCGGCTGCCGCACCTGGTCACCTTCTCCTGCCTCTATGTCGACGGCGAGGCGTTGCTGCACGCGTTGGACCGGCGGGGTTTCGCGGTGTCGTCGGGCTCCTCCTGCACCTCGTCGACGTTGCGCCCGTCGCACGTGCTGGAGGCGATGGGGGCGCTGTCGCACGGCAACGTCCGCGTCTCGCTGCACCGGAACACCACCGAGGCGGACGTGGAGCGGTTCCTCGCCGAGTTGCCGCAGATCGTGGCCGATCTGCGGGCCGAGGCGGGGGTGGTGGGGCTGTGA
- a CDS encoding cytochrome c oxidase subunit 4, which translates to MKTEWRIFLIIAAFLLFATALYGGWTYAESGGRVEWIGTVALLLSFLLCSMCGGFFWFVSRRIDLRPEDRPDGEIADGAGEIGFFSPGSYWPFGLALAAAIAGLGLVFWQLWLLVLGMVAVVSATCGLLFEYYSGTRRTAEH; encoded by the coding sequence ATGAAGACCGAGTGGCGCATCTTCCTCATCATCGCCGCGTTCCTGCTCTTCGCGACCGCCCTCTACGGTGGCTGGACCTATGCCGAATCGGGCGGTCGGGTCGAGTGGATCGGTACCGTGGCCCTGCTGCTGTCGTTCCTGCTCTGCTCGATGTGCGGCGGCTTCTTCTGGTTCGTCTCCCGCCGGATCGACCTGCGTCCGGAGGACCGGCCCGACGGTGAGATCGCCGACGGCGCGGGCGAGATCGGCTTCTTCAGCCCCGGCAGCTACTGGCCGTTCGGGCTGGCCCTGGCCGCCGCGATCGCCGGCCTCGGCCTGGTGTTCTGGCAGCTCTGGCTGCTCGTGCTCGGCATGGTGGCAGTGGTCTCCGCCACCTGCGGCCTGCTGTTCGAGTACTACAGCGGCACCCGGCGCACCGCCGAGCACTGA
- the nadA gene encoding quinolinate synthase NadA: MTSTWVEPSNTATALLLLGRGSDPATERGVECPGDLPAPSDPDLVSRAAAAKAALGDRVFVLGHHYQRDEVIQFADVTGDSFKLAREAAARPDAEYIVFCGVHFMAESADILTSNKQQVILPDLAAGCSMADMAALPQVESAWDVLTELRIAARTVPVTYMNSSADIKGFVGRNGGVVCTSSNAKRALEWAYQQGEKVLFLPDQHLGRNTAVLEMGFSLDDCVLYDPHKPGGGLTPEQLRDARMILWRGHCSVHGRFTLDSVNDVRDRVPGVNVLVHPECRHEVVNAADQVGSTEYIIRTIEAAPAGSAWAVGTELNLVRRLALAHPDKQIMFLDKAVCYCSTMNRIDLPHLVWALEELVAGRVVNRITVDADTAHHARVALDQMLALPGA, encoded by the coding sequence GTGACGTCGACCTGGGTTGAGCCCTCCAACACCGCGACTGCGCTGCTGCTTCTCGGCCGTGGCAGCGACCCCGCCACCGAGCGTGGCGTGGAGTGTCCGGGTGACCTGCCGGCACCGAGCGACCCCGATCTGGTGTCCCGGGCGGCGGCGGCCAAGGCGGCGCTCGGTGACCGGGTCTTCGTGCTGGGCCACCACTACCAGCGCGACGAGGTGATCCAGTTCGCCGACGTGACCGGTGATTCGTTCAAGCTGGCCCGCGAGGCCGCCGCGCGGCCGGACGCGGAGTACATCGTCTTCTGCGGCGTGCACTTCATGGCCGAGAGCGCCGACATCCTCACCTCGAACAAGCAGCAGGTGATCCTGCCGGATCTGGCGGCCGGCTGCTCGATGGCGGACATGGCCGCGCTGCCGCAGGTCGAGAGCGCGTGGGACGTCCTGACCGAGCTGCGCATCGCCGCCCGGACCGTCCCGGTCACCTACATGAACTCGTCGGCCGACATCAAGGGCTTCGTCGGCCGCAACGGCGGGGTGGTCTGCACCTCGTCGAACGCCAAGCGGGCCCTGGAGTGGGCGTACCAGCAGGGCGAGAAGGTGCTCTTCCTGCCCGACCAGCACCTGGGCCGCAACACGGCGGTGCTGGAGATGGGCTTCTCGCTGGACGACTGCGTGCTCTACGACCCGCACAAGCCGGGCGGCGGGCTGACGCCCGAGCAGTTGCGCGACGCGCGGATGATCCTCTGGCGGGGGCACTGTTCGGTGCACGGCCGGTTCACCCTCGACAGCGTCAACGACGTCCGCGATCGGGTGCCCGGCGTGAACGTGCTGGTGCACCCGGAGTGCCGGCACGAGGTGGTCAACGCGGCCGACCAGGTCGGCTCGACGGAGTACATCATCCGTACGATCGAGGCGGCTCCGGCCGGTTCGGCGTGGGCGGTCGGCACCGAGCTGAACCTGGTCCGCCGGCTCGCGCTGGCGCACCCGGACAAGCAGATCATGTTCCTGGACAAGGCGGTCTGCTACTGCTCGACGATGAACCGCATCGATCTGCCGCACCTGGTGTGGGCCCTGGAGGAGCTGGTCGCCGGCCGGGTGGTCAACCGGATCACCGTCGACGCCGACACCGCGCACCACGCGCGGGTGGCGCTGGACCAGATGCTCGCACTGCCCGGTGCCTGA
- a CDS encoding glycerate kinase family protein, giving the protein MRVLLCPDKFAGTLPAPEVAAAVADGWREIAPGDDLLVRPLADGGPGFLDVLAGALPGTRVPVPTTDPLGRPAAGEILLTDDGATAWLESAQACGLHLLDAAERDPRATTSYGLGQLIAAAVEAGARTVVVGLGGSGTNDGGAGMITALGAVPLDDTGNALPYGGAALAAVATLEGAPRLREARLIAATDVDNPLLGLHGASNVFGPQKGADRADVLLLDAALGRWAEVLERDLPGCPSGLGALPGGGAAGGVGAALLALGGRCESGIGLVSRAIGLEAVLDEVDLVVTGEGKFDHQSLRGKVVAGVAGAARDRGVPCVVLAGQVSTGRREAASVGVTDAYSLVEHFGGEEHGGLTVAMERPAQGLRELGSRLARQWSR; this is encoded by the coding sequence ATGCGCGTACTGCTCTGTCCGGACAAGTTCGCCGGCACGCTGCCGGCACCCGAGGTCGCCGCTGCGGTGGCCGACGGCTGGCGGGAGATCGCGCCCGGCGACGATCTGCTGGTCAGGCCGCTGGCCGACGGCGGGCCGGGTTTCCTCGACGTGCTCGCCGGAGCACTGCCCGGCACGCGGGTGCCGGTGCCGACGACCGACCCGCTGGGCCGCCCGGCGGCCGGTGAGATCCTGCTCACCGACGACGGCGCGACCGCCTGGCTGGAGAGCGCCCAGGCGTGCGGACTGCACCTGCTCGACGCGGCCGAACGCGACCCCAGGGCCACCACGTCGTACGGGCTGGGCCAGTTGATCGCCGCCGCGGTCGAGGCGGGCGCCCGGACGGTGGTCGTCGGACTGGGCGGCTCGGGCACCAACGACGGCGGCGCCGGGATGATCACCGCGCTGGGCGCGGTCCCGCTGGACGACACCGGCAACGCCCTGCCGTACGGCGGTGCCGCGCTGGCAGCGGTCGCCACGCTCGAAGGGGCACCCCGGCTGCGCGAGGCCCGCCTGATCGCCGCCACCGACGTCGACAACCCGCTGCTCGGGCTGCACGGGGCGAGCAACGTCTTCGGGCCGCAGAAGGGCGCCGACCGCGCCGACGTGCTGCTGCTCGACGCCGCGCTCGGACGCTGGGCCGAGGTGCTCGAACGCGACCTGCCGGGCTGCCCGAGCGGACTCGGCGCGCTGCCGGGCGGGGGCGCGGCTGGTGGCGTCGGTGCCGCGCTCCTGGCGCTCGGCGGGCGGTGCGAGTCCGGCATCGGTCTGGTCAGCCGGGCGATCGGGTTGGAGGCGGTGCTCGACGAGGTCGACCTGGTGGTCACCGGCGAGGGCAAGTTCGACCACCAGTCGCTGCGTGGCAAGGTGGTGGCCGGGGTGGCGGGCGCCGCCCGGGACCGGGGCGTACCGTGCGTCGTGCTCGCCGGTCAGGTCAGCACCGGGCGGCGGGAGGCGGCCTCGGTCGGCGTGACCGACGCGTACAGCCTGGTGGAGCACTTCGGCGGCGAGGAGCACGGCGGGCTGACGGTGGCGATGGAACGTCCGGCGCAGGGGCTGCGGGAGCTCGGCTCCCGGCTGGCCCGGCAGTGGAGCCGCTGA
- a CDS encoding carbohydrate kinase family protein, with translation MKIAVTGSIATDHLMSFPGRFADQLIADQLHKVSLSFLVDDLVLRRGGVAANIAFGMGQLGLRPVLLGAVGADFADYRSWLERHGVDCDSVHVSEVAHTARFVCTTDTDMCQIASFYAGAMSEARNIELHPVAQRLGGLDLVLVGANDPEAMLRHSAECRERGYRFAADPSQQLARMEGEDVVALIDGAEYLMTNDYEKSLLQSKAGLSDAQLLDRVRIRVTTLGKHGVEIAGRDFAPIHVPIAREAQAIDPTGVGDGFRAGFFTALSWGVGLERAAQVGSLLAALVLETVGTQEYQVRRDLFVKRLAESYGDEAADEVRPHLLP, from the coding sequence ATGAAGATCGCCGTGACCGGCTCGATCGCCACCGACCATCTGATGAGCTTCCCGGGCCGGTTCGCCGACCAGCTCATCGCCGACCAGCTGCACAAGGTCTCGCTCTCCTTCCTGGTGGACGATCTGGTGCTGCGCCGGGGCGGAGTGGCGGCGAACATCGCGTTCGGCATGGGGCAGCTCGGTCTGCGCCCGGTGCTGCTCGGCGCCGTCGGCGCCGACTTCGCCGACTACCGCTCCTGGCTGGAGCGGCACGGGGTGGACTGCGACTCGGTGCACGTCAGCGAGGTGGCGCACACCGCCCGCTTCGTCTGCACCACCGACACGGACATGTGCCAGATCGCCTCTTTCTACGCGGGCGCGATGAGCGAGGCACGCAACATCGAGCTGCACCCCGTCGCGCAGCGGCTCGGCGGGCTGGACCTGGTCCTGGTCGGCGCCAACGACCCGGAGGCGATGCTGCGCCACTCCGCCGAGTGCCGCGAGCGCGGTTACCGGTTCGCAGCCGACCCGTCTCAGCAGCTCGCCCGCATGGAGGGCGAGGACGTGGTGGCGCTCATCGACGGCGCCGAGTACCTGATGACCAACGACTACGAGAAGTCGCTGCTGCAGAGCAAGGCCGGGCTGAGTGACGCGCAGTTGTTGGACCGGGTCCGGATCCGGGTCACCACGCTGGGCAAGCACGGGGTGGAGATCGCCGGGCGGGACTTCGCCCCGATCCACGTGCCGATCGCCCGGGAGGCTCAGGCGATCGACCCCACCGGCGTCGGCGACGGCTTCCGCGCCGGCTTCTTCACCGCGCTCTCCTGGGGCGTCGGGCTGGAGCGTGCCGCGCAGGTCGGCTCGCTGCTGGCCGCCCTGGTGCTGGAGACCGTCGGCACCCAGGAGTACCAGGTACGCCGCGACCTGTTCGTCAAGCGCCTCGCCGAGTCGTACGGCGACGAGGCCGCCGACGAGGTCCGCCCGCACCTGCTGCCCTGA
- the trpD gene encoding anthranilate phosphoribosyltransferase, producing MGDRTWPHLLTALLRGEELSAADTAWAMGEIMSGSAAPAQIAGFAVALRAKGETPAEVTGLVEAMLGQAVPVELPEEVRATALDVVGTGGDLAHTVNISTMTALVVAGAGVRVVKHGNRAASSSCGTADLLEFLGIPLDLGPEGVARCVEAAGIGFCFAARFHPGMRHAGPVRRELGVPTAFNFLGPLTNPARPPAGAVGCFDSTMAPVMAAVFAARGDSVVVMRGEDGLDEFTTAAPTRFWIAQGGTVRETVVDATDLGVPRSTLSDLRGGDAAYNAAVARRLLAGEPGPVRDAVLVNAAAALATQGPLDGDLPTALRAGLHRAAESIDSGNAARTLDRWIEVATA from the coding sequence ATGGGCGATCGGACCTGGCCACACCTGCTCACCGCGCTGCTGCGCGGCGAGGAACTCTCCGCCGCCGACACCGCCTGGGCGATGGGCGAGATCATGTCCGGCTCGGCCGCGCCCGCCCAGATCGCCGGCTTCGCCGTGGCGCTGCGCGCCAAGGGCGAGACCCCGGCCGAGGTGACCGGGCTGGTGGAGGCGATGCTCGGCCAGGCCGTCCCGGTCGAGCTGCCCGAGGAGGTACGCGCCACCGCGCTGGACGTGGTCGGCACCGGTGGCGACCTGGCGCACACCGTGAACATCTCCACGATGACCGCGCTGGTGGTAGCCGGGGCGGGTGTACGCGTGGTCAAGCACGGCAACCGGGCCGCCTCGTCCTCCTGCGGCACGGCCGACCTGCTGGAATTCCTCGGCATCCCGCTGGACCTCGGTCCCGAGGGGGTGGCCCGGTGCGTCGAGGCGGCCGGCATCGGCTTCTGCTTCGCCGCCCGCTTCCACCCCGGCATGCGGCACGCCGGTCCGGTCCGCCGTGAGCTGGGCGTACCCACCGCCTTCAACTTCCTCGGCCCGCTCACCAACCCGGCCCGTCCCCCTGCCGGTGCCGTCGGCTGCTTCGACTCGACCATGGCACCGGTGATGGCCGCCGTCTTCGCCGCCCGGGGCGACTCGGTCGTCGTGATGCGCGGCGAGGACGGGCTCGACGAGTTCACCACCGCCGCGCCCACCCGCTTCTGGATCGCGCAGGGCGGCACCGTCAGGGAGACCGTGGTGGACGCCACTGACCTCGGGGTGCCCCGCTCCACCCTCAGCGACCTGCGTGGCGGAGACGCCGCCTACAACGCCGCCGTGGCCCGTCGGCTACTCGCCGGCGAACCCGGCCCGGTACGCGACGCCGTGCTGGTCAACGCCGCTGCGGCGCTGGCCACCCAGGGCCCGTTGGACGGTGACCTGCCCACCGCCCTGCGCGCCGGTTTGCACCGGGCCGCCGAGTCGATCGACTCCGGCAACGCCGCCCGCACGCTCGACCGCTGGATCGAGGTCGCCACCGCCTGA
- the erpA gene encoding iron-sulfur cluster insertion protein ErpA: MTTPAQTESTEAKAPTSVVLTDVAAEKVKALIEQEGRDDLRLRVAVQPGGCSGLRYQLFFDERSLDGDVVTDYDGVEVVVDRMSAPYLAGATIDFADRIDANGFTIDNPNAGNSCACGDSFS; the protein is encoded by the coding sequence GTGACCACGCCAGCGCAGACCGAGTCGACCGAGGCCAAGGCCCCCACGTCCGTCGTCCTCACCGACGTCGCGGCGGAGAAGGTCAAGGCCCTGATCGAGCAGGAAGGCCGCGACGACCTGCGGCTCCGCGTCGCCGTGCAGCCGGGTGGCTGCTCCGGCCTGCGGTATCAGCTCTTCTTCGACGAGCGTTCGCTCGACGGTGACGTCGTCACCGACTACGACGGTGTCGAGGTGGTCGTCGACCGGATGAGCGCCCCCTACCTGGCCGGCGCCACCATCGACTTCGCCGACCGGATCGACGCCAACGGCTTCACCATCGACAACCCCAACGCAGGCAACTCCTGCGCCTGCGGCGACTCCTTCAGCTGA
- a CDS encoding cytochrome c oxidase assembly protein, translated as MLETDPITLAASAAPQLTAGAISPATVPVTGGAGWLAADAGLPPFQITAVVTEARLDNWLAVVLVVAAALYLYGVHRLRLRGDRWPIARTVFFLGPGLGGIASVTVSGLHAYDTTLLSVHMVQHMALSMIAPIFLALGAPVTLALRTLPTRPRKRLLAVLHSRIVRIWTFPLVAFAIFVVNPFALYFTDLYRYTLEHVWAHEVVHAHFIMTGCLFFWPLVGLDPLPGRWPYPGRALLMLLSVPFHTVLGLTVMQSSTLFGGDWYPSLGLTWADPWDDQVLAGGILWAGGEFVSVTMLGVLVVQWMRSAEREARRVDRELDRQEARQRAAESAAGSPT; from the coding sequence GTGCTGGAAACCGACCCGATCACGCTGGCCGCATCGGCCGCGCCGCAGCTGACGGCGGGCGCGATCAGCCCGGCGACGGTCCCGGTGACCGGCGGTGCCGGGTGGCTCGCGGCCGACGCCGGCCTGCCGCCCTTCCAGATCACCGCCGTGGTCACCGAGGCCAGGCTGGACAATTGGCTCGCCGTCGTCCTGGTCGTCGCCGCCGCCCTCTACCTCTACGGAGTGCACCGGCTGCGGCTGCGCGGGGACCGCTGGCCGATCGCCCGGACGGTCTTCTTCCTCGGGCCCGGCCTGGGCGGCATCGCCTCGGTCACGGTCAGCGGGCTGCACGCGTACGACACCACGCTGCTGTCGGTGCACATGGTGCAGCACATGGCGCTCTCCATGATCGCGCCGATCTTCCTGGCGCTGGGCGCGCCGGTGACGCTGGCCCTGCGTACGCTGCCGACCCGCCCCCGCAAGCGGCTGCTGGCGGTGCTGCACAGCCGGATCGTGCGGATCTGGACGTTCCCGCTGGTGGCGTTCGCCATCTTCGTGGTGAACCCGTTCGCGCTGTACTTCACCGACCTGTACCGCTACACCCTGGAACACGTCTGGGCGCACGAGGTGGTGCACGCGCACTTCATCATGACCGGCTGCCTGTTCTTCTGGCCCCTGGTCGGCCTGGACCCGCTGCCCGGGCGCTGGCCGTACCCGGGCCGCGCCCTGCTGATGCTGCTGTCGGTGCCGTTCCACACCGTGCTCGGGCTGACCGTCATGCAGAGCAGCACGCTCTTCGGCGGCGACTGGTACCCCTCGCTCGGGCTGACCTGGGCCGACCCGTGGGACGACCAGGTCCTCGCCGGTGGCATCCTCTGGGCCGGCGGCGAGTTCGTCAGCGTGACGATGCTCGGCGTCCTGGTGGTGCAGTGGATGCGCTCGGCCGAGCGGGAGGCCCGCCGGGTCGACCGCGAGCTGGACCGCCAGGAGGCCCGGCAACGCGCCGCGGAGTCCGCCGCCGGCTCCCCCACCTGA
- a CDS encoding DUF397 domain-containing protein, which produces MSTRDLSAARWFTSSRSANNGDCVECAILPAAMAVRDSKDRSGPVLVFSHSQWSVFVTDITTHRQPADLG; this is translated from the coding sequence GTGTCCACCCGCGACCTCTCCGCCGCCCGTTGGTTCACCAGCAGCCGCAGCGCCAACAACGGCGACTGCGTCGAGTGCGCGATCCTGCCCGCCGCGATGGCGGTACGGGACAGCAAGGATCGCTCCGGCCCGGTGCTCGTCTTCTCGCACAGCCAATGGTCGGTCTTCGTCACCGACATCACCACGCATCGCCAGCCGGCTGATCTCGGGTAA
- a CDS encoding sulfurtransferase TusA family protein — MTTPDEVLDCLGQRCPLPVIALARRLPELPVGAVIRVLADDPAAAVDIPAWCRMRQQEFLGAAPGPGYDVRRSA, encoded by the coding sequence GTGACGACCCCCGACGAGGTCCTCGACTGCCTCGGTCAGCGGTGCCCACTGCCGGTGATCGCACTGGCCCGCCGACTGCCCGAACTCCCGGTCGGCGCGGTGATCCGGGTGCTCGCCGACGACCCGGCGGCGGCGGTCGACATCCCGGCCTGGTGCCGGATGCGCCAGCAGGAGTTCCTGGGCGCCGCACCCGGCCCCGGCTACGACGTCCGCCGGTCGGCGTGA
- the ctaC gene encoding aa3-type cytochrome oxidase subunit II — MVARSSEVRPTAVRRSASPGAVGRRGRRAGRLTGLGFGGAALLVLLTGCDVGAAFGGFGWPQGGITPESRRMYDLWIASCIAALVVGVFVWGLIFWCVVRYRKRGNELPVQTRYNLPMEFLYTIAPVLVVAVLFYYTAVVQTDVVKTTNNPDVTVEVVAFKWNWQFNYRDGQGVDANTTASVLGTSEVIPILVLPSNRSIRFEETSKDVIHSFWVPEMLFKRDVMPGSIRNVFEVSSLESEGAYVGRCAELCGSYHAFMNFELRVVSPENFARFLAAKQDGASTQDALTSIGEDPYAVTTKPFETRRTQDNFNQASTTAGAGS; from the coding sequence GTGGTCGCAAGGAGTTCGGAGGTACGGCCGACGGCCGTACGGCGCAGCGCATCCCCAGGAGCCGTCGGGCGTCGGGGGCGTCGCGCCGGGCGTCTTACCGGGCTCGGCTTCGGTGGGGCGGCGCTGCTGGTCCTGCTCACGGGTTGTGACGTCGGCGCGGCGTTCGGCGGCTTCGGCTGGCCCCAGGGCGGCATCACGCCGGAGTCCCGGCGGATGTACGACCTGTGGATCGCCTCGTGCATCGCCGCGCTGGTGGTCGGCGTCTTCGTCTGGGGCCTGATCTTCTGGTGCGTGGTGCGCTACCGCAAGCGCGGCAACGAGCTGCCCGTGCAGACCCGCTACAACCTGCCGATGGAGTTTCTCTACACCATCGCGCCGGTGCTGGTGGTGGCCGTGCTCTTCTACTACACCGCGGTCGTGCAGACCGACGTGGTGAAGACCACCAACAACCCCGACGTGACCGTCGAGGTGGTCGCCTTCAAGTGGAACTGGCAGTTCAACTACCGCGACGGCCAGGGTGTGGACGCCAACACCACCGCCTCGGTGCTGGGCACCAGTGAGGTCATCCCGATCCTGGTGCTGCCGAGCAACCGGTCCATCCGGTTCGAGGAGACCAGCAAGGACGTCATCCACTCGTTCTGGGTGCCGGAGATGCTGTTCAAGCGGGACGTGATGCCGGGCAGCATCCGCAACGTCTTCGAAGTTTCCTCGCTGGAGTCCGAGGGCGCGTACGTGGGCCGTTGCGCCGAGCTGTGCGGCAGCTACCACGCCTTTATGAACTTCGAGCTGCGGGTCGTCTCGCCGGAGAACTTCGCCCGTTTCCTCGCCGCCAAGCAGGACGGCGCGTCGACGCAGGACGCGCTGACCTCGATCGGTGAGGACCCGTACGCGGTGACCACCAAGCCGTTCGAGACGCGCCGTACCCAGGACAACTTCAACCAGGCCAGCACCACGGCCGGCGCGGGAAGCTGA
- a CDS encoding response regulator, which produces MSERLCTVLLYSDDPQVRDRMRLAVGTRPASDLRVEFVEASTYAECVRVVDDYEIDLMLLDGEASPGGGLGIARQVKDDYENAPPTCVVIARAADRWLAAYAEVDATLVHPLDPVTTAATVAEVLRTHAPA; this is translated from the coding sequence ATGAGTGAGCGTCTGTGCACCGTCCTGCTCTACAGCGACGACCCGCAGGTGCGGGACAGGATGCGGCTCGCCGTGGGCACCCGCCCCGCGTCCGACCTGCGCGTCGAGTTCGTCGAGGCGTCCACCTACGCCGAGTGCGTCCGCGTGGTCGACGACTACGAGATCGACCTGATGCTGCTCGACGGTGAGGCCAGCCCCGGTGGCGGTCTCGGCATCGCCCGGCAGGTCAAGGACGACTACGAGAACGCCCCGCCGACCTGCGTGGTGATCGCCCGCGCCGCCGACCGATGGCTGGCCGCGTACGCCGAGGTCGACGCCACCCTGGTCCACCCGCTCGACCCGGTGACCACCGCCGCCACGGTGGCCGAGGTCCTGCGGACGCACGCACCCGCCTGA
- the ctaE gene encoding aa3-type cytochrome oxidase subunit III, which produces MTAAPAIDKSRIHSLTRPNMVSVGTIVWLSSELMFFAALFAMYFSIRAAAPEQWAMHTEVLNVPYATTFTTILVLSSVTCQIGVFAAERGDVHALRRWFTITFVMGLIFMLGQLYEYRELVSHGVKINADGYGSMFYLTTGFHGLHVAGGLVAFVIFMIRSTMGRFTPAQATSAIVVSYYWHFVDVVWIGLYAMIYWLQ; this is translated from the coding sequence GTGACTGCGGCCCCAGCCATTGACAAGAGCCGGATCCACTCTCTGACGCGGCCCAACATGGTCAGCGTCGGGACGATCGTCTGGCTCTCCAGCGAGCTCATGTTCTTCGCGGCGCTGTTCGCCATGTACTTCTCCATCCGCGCGGCGGCGCCGGAGCAGTGGGCGATGCACACCGAGGTCCTGAACGTCCCGTACGCGACGACGTTCACGACGATCCTGGTGCTGTCCTCGGTGACCTGCCAGATCGGCGTGTTCGCCGCCGAGCGGGGCGACGTGCACGCGCTGCGGCGCTGGTTCACGATCACCTTCGTGATGGGCCTGATCTTCATGCTCGGCCAGCTCTACGAGTACCGGGAACTGGTCAGCCACGGTGTCAAGATCAATGCCGATGGCTACGGGTCGATGTTCTACCTGACCACCGGTTTCCACGGCCTGCACGTGGCCGGAGGTCTGGTCGCCTTCGTGATCTTCATGATCCGCAGCACCATGGGCCGGTTCACGCCGGCCCAGGCCACCTCGGCGATCGTCGTGTCGTACTACTGGCACTTCGTCGACGTGGTCTGGATCGGGCTCTACGCCATGATCTACTGGCTTCAGTGA
- a CDS encoding DUF5753 domain-containing protein, which produces METGRYQQFPDDIAAVLSACGGDQPAIDRLTALATRSDAKTWWAPWANVMPDWFKTYVGLEGLADGAFVSESMVIPGLLQTESYAQALTLGTGFVRPDHAERFVSFRQTRAQRLTDDDPLTLHAVLGEAAQRLRVNGDETRQAQLAHLAAMSELPNVTVQVLRPEDGPHAATPLGKFVLLDFAHVRPIAYTEVLDGAMYVQDPDGVRTYRMVADNLRQVALSPAESRALIRELAGAA; this is translated from the coding sequence ATGGAGACCGGGCGCTACCAGCAGTTCCCCGACGACATCGCGGCCGTGTTGAGCGCCTGCGGCGGGGACCAGCCCGCCATCGACCGGCTCACCGCGCTCGCCACCCGGTCGGACGCCAAGACCTGGTGGGCACCGTGGGCCAACGTGATGCCGGACTGGTTCAAGACGTACGTCGGCCTGGAAGGTCTCGCCGACGGCGCCTTCGTCTCCGAGTCGATGGTGATCCCCGGCCTGCTTCAGACCGAGAGCTACGCCCAGGCCCTGACTCTCGGCACCGGCTTCGTCCGTCCCGATCACGCCGAGCGTTTCGTGTCGTTCCGGCAGACGCGGGCGCAGCGGTTGACCGACGACGATCCGCTGACCCTGCACGCGGTGCTCGGCGAGGCCGCGCAACGCCTGCGGGTCAACGGGGACGAGACGCGGCAGGCCCAGCTCGCCCACCTGGCGGCCATGTCGGAGCTGCCGAACGTGACGGTGCAGGTGCTGCGCCCCGAGGACGGCCCGCATGCCGCGACTCCGTTGGGCAAGTTCGTCCTGCTGGACTTCGCCCACGTCCGGCCGATCGCCTACACCGAGGTCCTCGACGGGGCGATGTACGTGCAGGACCCGGACGGCGTACGGACTTATAGAATGGTGGCCGACAACCTGCGCCAGGTCGCCCTCTCGCCCGCCGAGTCGCGCGCATTGATCAGGGAGTTGGCCGGCGCGGCCTAG